The DNA sequence CTGAGATAGTCAGCCGGCAATTGTACTTCTGGTTCTGTAATAACCTTCTTTTGTTTTGGAGTGCCAAAAAGCCGACGGTACAAGCTTGAGTACCGCCACCGTTCAGATTTCTTCACCAAACCGGCTCGAAGAGGGTTTCGTTCAATGTAACGGATAACGGTAAGGAGGTGAGGATCGTTTTGCACAAGAAATGATTTGAAGCGGCCTTGGAAAATGTGCCCGGATCCTGTGGTGTGCTTGATAGCATGCCATCGTGAGGTAAAGGTCATCGTGAACCAGTACATAAACATTGAAAGATCGCCATCGTTTTTTGGTTGAAGCAGTAAATGAAAATGATTCGGCATACAACAGTATGCGATAACTCTCATATCAAACTTTTTGACCGCTTCTGTTAGCACCGCCTCGAAAAGGCTGTAATCCTTTTTTGATTCAAAGAGGG is a window from the Candidatus Paceibacterota bacterium genome containing:
- a CDS encoding transposase; translated protein: MPRSPRVDVKDYYYHVINRASARLTLFESKKDYSLFEAVLTEAVKKFDMRVIAYCCMPNHFHLLLQPKNDGDLSMFMYWFTMTFTSRWHAIKHTTGSGHIFQGRFKSFLVQNDPHLLTVIRYIERNPLRAGLVKKSERWRYSSLYRRLFGTPKQKKVITEPEVQLPADYLSFVNEPLSESELQAVRRCTKKCMPYGSNPWRDRMVDRFRLQATLREKGRPRKSS